Proteins encoded by one window of Canis lupus dingo isolate Sandy chromosome 10, ASM325472v2, whole genome shotgun sequence:
- the ANKRD54 gene encoding ankyrin repeat domain-containing protein 54 isoform X2, whose translation MAAADGGADDEPRSGRSSSDGECAVAPEPLTGREGLFSFADFGSALGGGAGLSGRASGGAQSPLRYLHVLWQQDAEPRDELRRKIPAGRLRRARPHRRLGPTGKEVHALKRLRDSANANDVETVQLLLDHGADPNQRDGLGNTPLHLAACTNHVPVITTLLRGGARVDALDRAGRTPLHLAKSKLNILQEGHSQCLEAVRLEVKQIIQMLREYLERLGRHEQRERLDDLCTRLQMTSTKEQVDEVTDLLASFTSLSLQMQNMEKR comes from the exons ATGGCAGCCGCCGACGGGGGCGCGGACGACGAGCCGCGCTCGGGCCGCTCGAGCTCGGACGGCGAGTGCGCCGTGGCGCCGGAGCCGCTGACGGGCCGCGAGGGCCTCTTCTCCTTCGCAGACTTCGGGTCGGCGctgggcggcggcgcgggcctcTCGGGCCGGGCGTCCGGCGGGGCGCAGTCCCCGCTGCGCTACCTCCACGTCCTGTGGCAGCAGGACGCGGAGCCCCGCGACGAGCTGCGCCGTAAGATCCCCGCCGGGCGGCTGAGGCGCGCCAGGCCCCACCGGCGGCTCGGGCCCACGGGCAAGGAGGTGCACG CTCTGAAGAGGCTGAGGGACTCAGCCAATGCCAATGATGTGGAAACAG TACAGCTGCTCCTGGACCATGGGGCTGATCCCAACCAGCGAGATGGGCTGGGGAACACGCCACTGCACCTGG CGGCCTGCACCAACCACGTCCCTGTCATCACTACACTGCTACGAGGAG GGGCCCGTGTGGACGCCCTGGACCGAGCTGGCCGCACGCCCCTGCACCTGGCCAAGTCAAAGCTGAACATCCTGCAGGAAGGCCACTCCCAGTGCCTGGAGGCTGTGCGGCTGGAGGTGAAGCAG ATCATCCAGATGCTGAGGGAATACCTGGAGCGCCTGGGGCGGCACGAGCAGCGGGAGCGGCTGGATGATCTCTGTACCCGCCTCCAGATGACGAGCACCAAAGAGCAG GTGGATGAAGTGACCGACCTCCTGGCCAGCTTCACGTCCCTCAGCTTGCAGATGCAGAACATGGAGAAGAGGTAG
- the ANKRD54 gene encoding ankyrin repeat domain-containing protein 54 isoform X1, with translation MAAADGGADDEPRSGRSSSDGECAVAPEPLTGREGLFSFADFGSALGGGAGLSGRASGGAQSPLRYLHVLWQQDAEPRDELRRKIPAGRLRRARPHRRLGPTGKEVHALKRLRDSANANDVETVQQLLEDGADPCAADDKGRTALHFASCNGNDQIVQLLLDHGADPNQRDGLGNTPLHLAACTNHVPVITTLLRGGARVDALDRAGRTPLHLAKSKLNILQEGHSQCLEAVRLEVKQIIQMLREYLERLGRHEQRERLDDLCTRLQMTSTKEQVDEVTDLLASFTSLSLQMQNMEKR, from the exons ATGGCAGCCGCCGACGGGGGCGCGGACGACGAGCCGCGCTCGGGCCGCTCGAGCTCGGACGGCGAGTGCGCCGTGGCGCCGGAGCCGCTGACGGGCCGCGAGGGCCTCTTCTCCTTCGCAGACTTCGGGTCGGCGctgggcggcggcgcgggcctcTCGGGCCGGGCGTCCGGCGGGGCGCAGTCCCCGCTGCGCTACCTCCACGTCCTGTGGCAGCAGGACGCGGAGCCCCGCGACGAGCTGCGCCGTAAGATCCCCGCCGGGCGGCTGAGGCGCGCCAGGCCCCACCGGCGGCTCGGGCCCACGGGCAAGGAGGTGCACG CTCTGAAGAGGCTGAGGGACTCAGCCAATGCCAATGATGTGGAAACAG TGCAGCAGCTTCTGGAAGATGGCGCGGATCCCTGTGCAGCTGATGACAAGGGCCGCACAGCTCTGCACTTTGCCTCCTGCAATGGCAATGACCAGATCG TACAGCTGCTCCTGGACCATGGGGCTGATCCCAACCAGCGAGATGGGCTGGGGAACACGCCACTGCACCTGG CGGCCTGCACCAACCACGTCCCTGTCATCACTACACTGCTACGAGGAG GGGCCCGTGTGGACGCCCTGGACCGAGCTGGCCGCACGCCCCTGCACCTGGCCAAGTCAAAGCTGAACATCCTGCAGGAAGGCCACTCCCAGTGCCTGGAGGCTGTGCGGCTGGAGGTGAAGCAG ATCATCCAGATGCTGAGGGAATACCTGGAGCGCCTGGGGCGGCACGAGCAGCGGGAGCGGCTGGATGATCTCTGTACCCGCCTCCAGATGACGAGCACCAAAGAGCAG GTGGATGAAGTGACCGACCTCCTGGCCAGCTTCACGTCCCTCAGCTTGCAGATGCAGAACATGGAGAAGAGGTAG
- the ANKRD54 gene encoding ankyrin repeat domain-containing protein 54 isoform X3: MPMMWKQQLLEDGADPCAADDKGRTALHFASCNGNDQIVQLLLDHGADPNQRDGLGNTPLHLAACTNHVPVITTLLRGGARVDALDRAGRTPLHLAKSKLNILQEGHSQCLEAVRLEVKQIIQMLREYLERLGRHEQRERLDDLCTRLQMTSTKEQVDEVTDLLASFTSLSLQMQNMEKR; encoded by the exons ATGCCAATGATGTGGAAACAG CAGCTTCTGGAAGATGGCGCGGATCCCTGTGCAGCTGATGACAAGGGCCGCACAGCTCTGCACTTTGCCTCCTGCAATGGCAATGACCAGATCG TACAGCTGCTCCTGGACCATGGGGCTGATCCCAACCAGCGAGATGGGCTGGGGAACACGCCACTGCACCTGG CGGCCTGCACCAACCACGTCCCTGTCATCACTACACTGCTACGAGGAG GGGCCCGTGTGGACGCCCTGGACCGAGCTGGCCGCACGCCCCTGCACCTGGCCAAGTCAAAGCTGAACATCCTGCAGGAAGGCCACTCCCAGTGCCTGGAGGCTGTGCGGCTGGAGGTGAAGCAG ATCATCCAGATGCTGAGGGAATACCTGGAGCGCCTGGGGCGGCACGAGCAGCGGGAGCGGCTGGATGATCTCTGTACCCGCCTCCAGATGACGAGCACCAAAGAGCAG GTGGATGAAGTGACCGACCTCCTGGCCAGCTTCACGTCCCTCAGCTTGCAGATGCAGAACATGGAGAAGAGGTAG
- the GALR3 gene encoding galanin receptor type 3 — protein sequence MADAQNISLDSPGSVGAVAVPVVFALIFLLGTVGNGLVLAVLLQPSPSAWQEPGSTTDLFILNLAVADLCFILCCVPFQAAIYTLDAWLFGALVCKAVHLLIYLTMYASSFTLAAVSVDRYLAVRHPLRSRALRTPRNARAAVGLVWLLAALFSAPYLSYYGTVRYGALELCVPAWEDARRRALDVATFAAGYLLPVAVVSLAYARTLRFLWAAVGPAGAAAEARRRATGRAGRAMLAVAALYALCWGPHHALILCFWFGRFAFSPATYACRLASHCLAYANSCLNPLVYALASRHFRARFRRLWPCGRRHRRHRARRRVRPATAGPAGRPGDARPRGRLAAGGGRGGAPGGEAARAAGAGRAPSALGPE from the exons TGCCCTCATCTTTCTGCTGGGCACAGTGGGCAATGGGCTGGTGCTGGCTGTGCTGCTGCAGCCCAGCCCGAGCGCCTGGCAGGAGCCCGGCAGCACTACGGACCTATTCATCCTCAACCTAGCGGTGGCCGACCTCTGCTTCATCCTGTGCTGCGTGCCCTTCCAGGCCGCCATCTACACACTGGACGCCTGGCTCTTTGGGGCCCTCGTCTGTAAGGCTGTGCACCTGCTCATCTACCTCACCATGTATGCCAGCAGCTTCACGCTGGCCGCCGTCTCGGTGGACAG gtACCTGGCCGTCCGGCACCCGCTGCGCTCGCGGGCCCTGCGCACGCCGCGCAACGCCCGCGCCGCCGTGGGCCTGGTGTGGCTGCTGGCGGCGCTCTTCTCGGCGCCCTACCTCAGCTACTACGGCACGGTGCGCTACGGCGCGCTGGAGCTCTGCGTGCCCGCCTGGGAGGACGCGCGCCGGCGCGCCCTGGACGTGGCCACCTTCGCCGCCGGCTACCTGCTGCCCGTGGCCGTGGTGAGCCTGGCCTACGCGCGCACGCTGCGCTTCCTGTGGGCGGCCGTGGGCCCCGCGGGCGCGGCGGCGGAGGCCCGGAGACGGGCCACGGGCCGCGCGGGGCGCGCCATGCTGGCGGTGGCCGCGCTCTACGCCCTCTGCTGGGGCCCGCACCACGCGCTCATCCTCTGCTTCTGGTTCGGCCGCTTCGCCTTCAGCCCGGCCACCTACGCCTGCCGCCTGGCCTCGCACTGCCTCGCCTACGCCAACTCCTGCCTCAACCCGCTCGTCTACGCGCTCGCCTCGCGGCACTTCCGCGCGCGCTTCCGCCGCCTGTGGCCCTgcggccgccgccaccgccgccaccgCGCCCGCCGCCGCGTCCGCCCCGCCACCGCgggccccgccggccgccccggGGACGCACGGCCGCGAGGGAGgctggcggcgggcggcggccgcggcggggcccCCGGGGGAGAGGCCGCGCGCGCCGCAGGGGCTGGCCGAGCCCCGTCCGCCCTGGGCCCCGAGTGA